A stretch of DNA from Microbacterium croceum:
TGACCCCGTCCCAGAGCACTTCGCCGGGCGCTTGCTGCGGGCAGGCATCCTCCAACTCCGTCCACGCCTGATTGAAGTTGTCTTCCGCCACGGCGAGGGAGACCTGCGCAAAGGGGAAGTACGGGTCAGAGAGCCACGAATCGACGAACACGGACTCACTGGGCGGATCCGAGATGGAATGCCCGCGGTCCTCGAGGCAGGGGATGACGAAGTCGACGGTCCAGGCGTACTGCAGACGGATCTGCTTGTCGGACCAGGTCCTCGTGTACCTCTCCGGCACGGGGTACTGCACAGCGCAGGTGTACTGCGCGAGCGCGAAAGCCGCCTCGTTGCCGGACGGGACGTTCACTCCGCCGTTGGACTCCGTCGGGTATCCGGCCTCGGCGAGGCAGTCCCGGAGCGCAGCATCGCGTTCGGGGGTGTCGACGTAGCGCACGACCTCGACAGCCGGCGGATCCTCGACGCCGTAGTACTCGGCCCACTGTTCAGCCTGGCCGCGGAGGTAGTCAGGCGACCCGGGGTCCGTCGTCGCGTCGGAGCCGGGCCGCTCGCCTGATGCGGAGCAACCGGCGAGCAGGACGAGGCAAAGGGCGGCACCCACGAGGGCACCCTTCCGCGTCTCGGCGAGACTCACGAAGCGCAGCTCGCTCCGATGATGGAACGCTTCTTCGTCATGAACACCCTCCGACTTTCTAAGTAATGTGCCCACCTTTATTTTGTGATGTTAGCGCATCCACTGAACGCACGGCGAAGGTCGGCCTCTGCCGGAAGAGGGGGTGAGGGGCGGCGAGTGAGCAACATAGGCTGAATACCCGGATGTGACTGTGGGGCTCAGCTACACACATCGGCCAGAGGAAGATCTCCATGACTGAACGCAAGATGCCGCAGCTCAAGCAGCAGCGCTCGATCGACACTCGGGACGCTCTCCTCTCCGGTGCCGCACGCGTGTTCGCCCGCGCGACGTACGCCGAGGCGCGCTACCGTGATGTCGCAGTGGAGTCCGGCGTGAGCGAAGGGGCTCTGTACTTCCACTTCCGCAGCAAGGCGGACCTCGCACGGGCCGTCCTCGATGAGCAGCAGGAGCGTATGACATCCGTGCTGGTGCGTGTCGAGGAGGAGCCGGGCACCGGACGCGCGCAGCTTCTCCGGTTGATGAGGGATCTCGGAGAGCTCATCGCGCGGGATGAGGTGGTCCAGGCCGGAATCAGACTTGCCGGCCAGCCGTCCTCGGAGGTCATGGCAGAGGCGAGCGAGCCGTACCTGGAATGGGTCCGTGTCACGCGGACATTCCTCGAGCGAGGCCTCGAAGACGGGTCCGTCCGTTCAGATGCGGACATCGACCTGCTCGCCGAGCTCTTCAACACCGTCTTCGTCGGGTCTCAGGTGTTGTCCGGTCTGGAGGACGGCTGGAAGTCGTTGCCCCAGCGCATGCAGCGACTCATGCCGACGCTGGAGGCGCTGCTCGCCGAGTAGTGCCTGCCGCGGGGTGCGTGGCTCCGCCTTGCATGAAGCTCTCTGCCGGTGCTTCGCTCAGGAAGCGGGCTCCACCGCGATCACCGAGACGGTCGCCGGGCCGGTGGGCGCGGTGTAGGTGACGTCGTCGCCCACATATCTGCCGTTGACGGCGGCGCCCAGCGGTGAGCGCGGCGAGAGGGCGCGATCGTCGGCCAGAACAGTACGGTCGCCGAGGAGGAAGGTGTCTGTGCTCCCGTCGGCGAAACGGATGGTCACGAGCATCCCCGGCTCCACCAGACCGTCGTCGGGCTTCACCGTCACGTCGGCGTTCCTCACGAGCGCGCGCAGCTCGATCACACGCGCCTTCTCGGCGAGGGTCGCCTCGCTCCCCTTCTCCTCCAGAGCCGCGATCTCCGCCTCCAGGGCAGCGAGCGTGGCGGGCGGCATCCATACGGCGGGCGTGGTCATGGCAGATCGATCCTTCGGTACGGGGAGCCAGCAGGCGTAACCACCGACCATATCGAGTCGCAGCGGGAAGTCAACATCGTCTCGGCGGGTGCCAGGCAACGCATCGCGCCCTGGCGGCTGATACCAGAGCGCGATGCATCGGCCCGCTGATCAGGTCAGGGGCTTGTCTTCCACCACGGTTCCGGCAGATCACGCCACCATGCTCGTTCCGTGAACGGGTAACCGAGAGCGCGGAGTTCAGCTGCCAACTGCCGAAACCACGGGGCACGGTCGCCTCTGGGTCGTGTGGCTCAGAACGTGTCGAGGGCGACGAGGTTGTTGGCGCCTTGACCATCCGCGTGGGTGCGGAGGTAGGGCTCTCCCCGGCCGGGCCGCACGACGGCGACTCGCACGCGATCCCCGCCTGAGCCCACGGAGGCTTCGCCGCCCTTGACCTCGACCCAGGCGACGAGTGAGGGCTTGTCGATCTCGCCGACCTTTCCCGATTCCGGGTTCACCCAGCGGTATCGGATGATCTCGTCTGCCGTGCGGACTGTGCCACCGAACCGAACATGCGTGATCTCGATTGCCATCACGGCCCCCCATCGCATCACCGCGCCTGTCGCGGACGAGACCCAGTCTTCGTGAGCGCGAGGCTGCGACGGGCGGGTCGGTCGCGGCCCTTTCGTCAGTCCCACGGAATCCTTACCGATTCCCTCGGCAGGAGTCGCTCGTCCGAAAGCCGAAGTTTGTTAGCCTTACCTAAGTAGACATTCGTTCTGCGCATCCTCCGCTCCGAGAAAGGCTCCCGACGTGCCCGCACGCCTCCGACGCCCCGCGACCACCCTCTTCGCCCTCGCCGCTTCCGCCGCGCTCCTGCTCACCGGATGCGCCGCCGCGCAGCCCGCCGATGCGGAGAGCACGACCGCGCCCTCCGGCACCCACGAGGTGCAGCACGCGCGCGGCACGACCGAGGTGCCTGACGACGTGCAGCGTGTGGTGACCCTCGAGCCGCTCGAGCTCGACACCGCAGTCGCCGTGGGCATCACCCCTGTCGGTGCGGCCGTGGCGTCGAACGTCGCCGGGGCCCCGGCCTACCTCGACGTCACGGGTGTCGAGGGCGTCGGCACCGTCCCCGAGCCCGACCTCGAAGCCATCGCCGCGCTCAAGCCCGACCTGATCCTCGGCACCGAGGCACGGCACTCCGCGCTGTACGAACAGCTGTCGGCGATCGCCCCCACGGTCTTCATCGCGACGCAGGCCGACCCCTGGCGCGACAACGCGGTGCTCATCGGCGAGGCACTGAACCGCGAAGACGAGGTCACCGACCTTCTGGCCGCGGTCGACGAGCGCTGCACGAGCCTCAAAGACGAGTACGCGGTCGACGGCGAGACGGCGCAGCTGATCCGCCCGCGCGACGAGACCACATTGAGCCTCTACGGCCCGGTGTCGTTCGCGGGAAGCCTGCTCGAGTGCGTCGGCTACACGATCCCCGCGCAGGACTGGGCGGACGGTCTGCAGGCCGACATCTCTCCCGAGAACATCCTCGACGCGCAGGCCGACCACGTGTTCGTCACGGCGACCGCCGTGGATGACGAATCCGCCGTTCCCGCCGCCATCACCCAGAACGCCGCGGCGTTCCCGTCGGTGACCCTCGTCGACACCAGCTACTGGGTCTCCGGCGTCGGACCGAAGGGCGCGCAGGCCGTGCTCGACGACATCGAGAAGTACCTCGAAGCGAACCGTTGACACTTCTCGCCCGAGCCGGCGCGGAGTCCGTTCCGCGCCGGCGACGTGCGAGGCGAGCAGCGACGGGAGCCGTGGTGCTCGTCGTCGCTCTCGCGCTCGCCGTCGTGCTCTCGCTGTTGATCGGCGCGAATCCGATCCCTCCGTCGGCGCTGTGGGATGCGCTGCACGGGCGTGGCGACGCGGAGACGAACTACGTGCTGTTCGAGCTGCGGATCCCGCGCACGGCGGTCGGCCTCGTCGCCGGCGCGGCTCTGGGCGTCGCGGGCGCCCTGATCCAGGCGTTCACACGCAATCCCCTCGCCGACCCCGGCATCCTCGGCGTCAACGCCGGCGCCGCGCTGGCGGTCGCGCTCGGCGTGGCCTTCCTCGGTCTGCGTGATGCGTCGGAGTTCATCTGGCTCGCCTTCCTCGGCGCGCTGGTGGTCACCGTGGCCGTCTACCTCGTCGGCTCCTCGGGTCGTGGCGCGGCGGATCCGCTCCGGCTCACGCTCGCCGGTGTCGCGCTCGGGGCCGTGCTGTCGGGCATCACCACGGGTCTCACGTTGAGCGACCCCGAGGCGTTCGACTCCATGCGCAGCTGGAACGCCGGGTCCCTGCTCGGCCGCGGCTTCGACGTGCTGCTGCCGATCCTGCCCTTCCTGCTGTTCGGGTTGGTGATCGCGCTCGGCCTGACCGCCGGTCTCAACGCCGTCGGTCTCGGCGACGACATCGCTCGCGCGCAGGGGGCGAACGTCCTCGGCATCCGGATCGGCGTGATCGTCGCCGTCACCCTGCTGGCGGGCGGCGCGACCGCCCTTGCCGGGCCGATCTCCTTCGTCGGACTCATGGTGCCGCACGTGATCCGCTGGACCTTCGGGGTCGACCAGCGCCTCATCATCCCGCTCTCCGCCGTGCTGGCCCCTATCGTCGTCCTTCTCTCCGACGTGCTCGGCCGCGTCATCATCGCCCCCGCCGAGGTGCCGGTGGGGATCGTGACCGCTCTGGTCGGAGCGCCCGTGCTCATCGCCCTGGCCCGACGACGCAAGGCGAGCAGCCTATGACCTCCCCCCGCTTCCCCTCGCTCACGGTCGGCCCGCGGCGTGTGCTCCTCCGGCTCGGACCCGTACAGGCGCCCCTTCGCGTGCGCAGCATCCTGGTCGCCGGCGCCTGCATCGCTGCGACACTGATCCTGTTGATCCTGTCGCTCGGACTCGGATCCTTTCCGCTCTCTCCCGGCGAGGTCGTCACCGTGCTCTTCGGGGGCGGCGACGGCATCGAACGCACGGTCGTGATGGAGTGGCGGCTGCCCCGCGCGCTCGCGGCCATCACGCTGGGCGGTCTCCTTGCGATCGCCGGAGCACTGTTCCAGACCGTCACCCGCAACCCGCTCGCCAGCCCCGATATCCTCGGGCTCTCGAACGGCGCGTTCACCGGGATGCTCCTCGCTCTCGTGTTCGTGTCGGCCGGGGTCTCCGCCCGCACGATCGGCGCACTGGTCGGCGGTCTCGCGACTGCCGCCGTGATCTGGCTGATCGCCGTACGCGGCGGTATCCAGGGGTTCCGTCTCATCATCGTCGGGATCGGCGTCTCGGCGATCCTGGCCTCGCTCAACACCTGGATGCTGCTGCAGATCGAGCTCGAGACGGCGATGTTCGCGTCGGCGTGGGGCGCGGGCTCGCTGAACGGTGTGACCGCCGAAGGACTGGGAGTCGCGTTGCTGTGTGCGGCGCCGTTCGTGGTCGCAGCCGGACTGCTCGGTCCGCGGCTGCGTCAGCTCGACCTCGGTGACGACGTCGCGGCGGCCACGGGCTCCCGGCCGTCCGTGGTGCGCACGATCGCGCTCCTCATCGGAGTGGTGCTGGTGGCGGCCGCCACGACCGTCGCCGGACCCGTCGCGTTCGTGGCGCTCGCGGCCCCGCAGATCGCGCGCCTGCTCGCGCGCACCCCCTCGCTGTCGATGCCGCTCTCCGCACTGGTCGGAGGGATGCTGCTGCTCGCCTCCGACCTGGTGGCGCAGCACCTGCTGCCCGTCACGCTCCCCGTCGGCGTCGTCACCGTGTCGGTGGGTGGCGCCTACCTCGTCCTGATGATCATCCTGGAGATCCGACGCCGTGCCTGACCTCGATTCCCCCGCCGCCGCATCCGCCCGTCTGAGAGCCGAGCGGATCAGCCTGTCGTACGACCGCACCGAGATCGTGCACGAGCTGACCACCGACATCCCTCCCGGCTCGTTCACGGTGATCATCGGCGCCAACGCCTGCGGCAAGTCGACGCTGCTGCGCGGATTCTCCCGTCTGCTCTCGCCCTCGCGCGGCGAGGTGGTGCTCGACGGCAGGTCGATCGCGAGCTATCCCGCGAAGGAGGTCGCTCGCCGACTCGGCCTGCTTCCTCAGAGCGCCGTCGCGCCGGACGGGATCACGGTGACCGACCTCGTCGCCCGCGGCCGCTATCCGCATCAGAGCCTGCTGCGGCAGTGGTCCGATGACGACGAGGCCGCCGTGCGTGACGCGTTGGAGGCGACAGGGACCAGCGATCTGGCCGGACGCACCGTCGATGAGCTGTCGGGGGGCCAACGCCAGCGGGTCTGGGTGGCGATGGTGCTGGCCCAGCAGACGGATCTGCTGCTGCTCGACGAACCCACGACGTACCTCGACGTCGCGCACCAGGTCGAGCTCATGGAGCTCTTCGCGGAGCTGAACGCGCAGGGCAGGACGATCGTCGCCGTGCTCCACGACTTGAACCACGCGGCGCGCTACGCCTCGCACATC
This window harbors:
- a CDS encoding DUF3892 domain-containing protein, whose translation is MAIEITHVRFGGTVRTADEIIRYRWVNPESGKVGEIDKPSLVAWVEVKGGEASVGSGGDRVRVAVVRPGRGEPYLRTHADGQGANNLVALDTF
- a CDS encoding ABC transporter ATP-binding protein, with the translated sequence MRAERISLSYDRTEIVHELTTDIPPGSFTVIIGANACGKSTLLRGFSRLLSPSRGEVVLDGRSIASYPAKEVARRLGLLPQSAVAPDGITVTDLVARGRYPHQSLLRQWSDDDEAAVRDALEATGTSDLAGRTVDELSGGQRQRVWVAMVLAQQTDLLLLDEPTTYLDVAHQVELMELFAELNAQGRTIVAVLHDLNHAARYASHIIAMREGRIVAEGAPEQVITSERVHEVFGLANVVIADPVTGGPLVVPLRGTSKKEKGS
- a CDS encoding FecCD family ABC transporter permease, which encodes MTSPRFPSLTVGPRRVLLRLGPVQAPLRVRSILVAGACIAATLILLILSLGLGSFPLSPGEVVTVLFGGGDGIERTVVMEWRLPRALAAITLGGLLAIAGALFQTVTRNPLASPDILGLSNGAFTGMLLALVFVSAGVSARTIGALVGGLATAAVIWLIAVRGGIQGFRLIIVGIGVSAILASLNTWMLLQIELETAMFASAWGAGSLNGVTAEGLGVALLCAAPFVVAAGLLGPRLRQLDLGDDVAAATGSRPSVVRTIALLIGVVLVAAATTVAGPVAFVALAAPQIARLLARTPSLSMPLSALVGGMLLLASDLVAQHLLPVTLPVGVVTVSVGGAYLVLMIILEIRRRA
- a CDS encoding GreA/GreB family elongation factor, which translates into the protein MTTPAVWMPPATLAALEAEIAALEEKGSEATLAEKARVIELRALVRNADVTVKPDDGLVEPGMLVTIRFADGSTDTFLLGDRTVLADDRALSPRSPLGAAVNGRYVGDDVTYTAPTGPATVSVIAVEPAS
- a CDS encoding iron chelate uptake ABC transporter family permease subunit — encoded protein: MLVVALALAVVLSLLIGANPIPPSALWDALHGRGDAETNYVLFELRIPRTAVGLVAGAALGVAGALIQAFTRNPLADPGILGVNAGAALAVALGVAFLGLRDASEFIWLAFLGALVVTVAVYLVGSSGRGAADPLRLTLAGVALGAVLSGITTGLTLSDPEAFDSMRSWNAGSLLGRGFDVLLPILPFLLFGLVIALGLTAGLNAVGLGDDIARAQGANVLGIRIGVIVAVTLLAGGATALAGPISFVGLMVPHVIRWTFGVDQRLIIPLSAVLAPIVVLLSDVLGRVIIAPAEVPVGIVTALVGAPVLIALARRRKASSL
- a CDS encoding ABC transporter substrate-binding protein, which codes for MPARLRRPATTLFALAASAALLLTGCAAAQPADAESTTAPSGTHEVQHARGTTEVPDDVQRVVTLEPLELDTAVAVGITPVGAAVASNVAGAPAYLDVTGVEGVGTVPEPDLEAIAALKPDLILGTEARHSALYEQLSAIAPTVFIATQADPWRDNAVLIGEALNREDEVTDLLAAVDERCTSLKDEYAVDGETAQLIRPRDETTLSLYGPVSFAGSLLECVGYTIPAQDWADGLQADISPENILDAQADHVFVTATAVDDESAVPAAITQNAAAFPSVTLVDTSYWVSGVGPKGAQAVLDDIEKYLEANR
- a CDS encoding ScbR family autoregulator-binding transcription factor translates to MTERKMPQLKQQRSIDTRDALLSGAARVFARATYAEARYRDVAVESGVSEGALYFHFRSKADLARAVLDEQQERMTSVLVRVEEEPGTGRAQLLRLMRDLGELIARDEVVQAGIRLAGQPSSEVMAEASEPYLEWVRVTRTFLERGLEDGSVRSDADIDLLAELFNTVFVGSQVLSGLEDGWKSLPQRMQRLMPTLEALLAE